The Candidatus Edwardsbacteria bacterium sequence TAGGGACTTCGGCCTGGTCTGCGGTGTGGAGATTTGCCACCGGTTCATCGGCCACCGGCAATACAAAGCCAAACCAACCGACAACTCCGATCGGTCCCGCTACCGGTTTCCGGAATCAATCATACGAATTCGATTTCACCTGCTCAGATCCTGACGGCGATCCGCTTTATTTCCGGGCTGATTGGAGCGATGGTACTCCGATGATTTGGACCAATGATTATTATGGGTGGAGCACTTATGCATTGCCCCACACCTTTAAGGCCTTGGGCACATTTCCCATTCGTGTTCAAGCCATGGACATATATGGCGATACCAGTCTTTGGTCAGCACAAACCTCAATTACGATAATCAACGCAAACCCAAGCTTCTCAAATTATTATGTTTATCCCAGTGACGGCTCCACTTGTTATTACTCACCGATAAATTTCGATTGGGATTGCACTGATCCCGATATACCCTATGATACCCTGTCATACGACATGTACTTAGATACATTGAATCCTCCGGTAAAACTCCAGGTATCCAACCTTTCTTCATCACAGTATACCTTAAGTACAATAACCAATGCCAAAACGTATTATTGGAAGATTGTGGCAAAGGATCGTTTTGGGGGCGTTACCAACAGTTCTATATGGAGTTTTTATAAAACCGCCAAATAAAACCAATGCACCTCATCATTCAACATATCGGCCAACTGCTGACGCTTTCTCCCTCTCCAAATTCATTTGGAGAGGTACGGGGTGAGGGCAAACCCAACCCCCGTCCCCTTCCCTCGAGGGAAGGGGTGAAGGGGTTAGGTCGGGTGGGCTCCGCCATGTCCGACCTCGGCATCATCGAGGACGGCCTGGTGGCCATCGAGAACGACAAGATCGTGGCGGTGGGCAAGACCTCCGACCTCAAACCCAAGCTCAAACTTCTGCCTCACACCAAGGTCATCGACGCCGAAAATCAAGTGGTCATGCCCGGCTTTGTGGACTGCCACACCCACCTGGTCTACGGCGGCTCCCGGGAGGACGAGTTTGAGATGCGGGCCTCCGGCGTCTCTTACCAGGAGATCGCGGCCAAAGGCGGGGGAATACGCTCCACGGTCAAAGCCACCAGGCTGGCTTCCCGCGAGGTCTTAAAACGCGATGCCATGAGACGCCTGGATCGGATGCTGCTTTGGGGAACAACCACGGTCGAGGCTAAAAGCGGCTATGGGTTGGAGACCAAGACAGAGATCAAACAACTGGAGGTTGTGAAAGATCTAAATGAATTACAGGTTATAGAGGTCGTTCCAACGTTCATGGGTGCGCATGAGTTTCCGGAAGAATACAGAAGTCAGCCCCTCGACTCAGCTCGGGGACCAGGGACAGTGGACCGGGCGGGATACGTCAGGCTGATCTGCGAGGAGATGATACCCAAGATCGCCGAGATGAAACTGGCCGAGTTCTGCGACGTGTTCTGCGACCAGGGGGTGTTCACCCCGGAAGAAGCCATAAAGATACTGGAGGCCGCCAGCAATTACGGAATGTATCCCAAGATCCACGCCGACGAGCTGGCCTCTGTCGGCGCGGCCGAGGCGGCCGGCAAGGTCAAGGCTGTCAGCGCCGAGCATCTGCTTTACCCCTCGCAGACCGGATTGGAACTGATGAAACAGGCCGGAACCATCGCCGTGCTGCTGCCGGGCACCAGTCTGACCATCAAGAAGAACTACGCCCCGGCCAGGAAAATGATAGAGATGGGCATTCCGGTGGCATTGGCAACGGACCACAACCCGGGCTCCTGTACCATCGAGAACCTGCCGTTCATCATCGGGCTGGCCTGCCTGTACCTGGGGCTGACCCCGGCCGAGGCCATCTGCGCGGCAACCTACAACGCGGCCTGCGCCCTCAAGCGCGGGGACCGGATCGGCTCAATCGAGGAAGGCAAGCAGGCCGACCTGCTGATCATGGATATTCCCAATTACCGGTATATTCCGTACCATTACGGGGTGAATTACGTCAAGACGGTGGTCAAGAGGGGACGGATCGTTGTGGGGTAATAAATGGACATTTATGGACATTGGGTGACATTGGGTTATTGTGATGAGCAAGATACAAGATTTTACTGATTTGATAATTTACCAATTGGCCGTTGACCTGGCTGACTGGATTTATGAGCTTACTGCCAAATTTCCGGAAGATGAGAAATATAATCTTACATCGCAACTCAGAAGAGCGGCGACATCCGTTTACAGTAACATTGCCGAGGGTTTCGGAAGATATCATTACAAAGAGAACAAACAGTTTTGCCGGATAGCCAGAGGTTCCTTATACGAGACAAAAGCCCATATGCTTTTCAGCAATAAGCGCGGATATGTATCCCAGCAAATACTTGATGAATACCTGAAGAGACATACAGCTCTGGCCATAAAACTGAACAATTACATCAATGCCACAGGCACAAAAGACAGGCCTAATGTCGATTAATTACAATTAATGTCAATATATATGCAGGAGGCTACATGACCAAGCTGGTAGAATGCGTCCCTAATTTTTCCGAGGGCCGCGACCGTAAGATCATCGATGCCATTTCCGATGCCGTCCGTTCGGTGTCCGACGTCAAGCTTTTGGACGTCGACCCCGGAGCCGACACCAACCGCACGGTTTACACCCTGGTGGGCACACCGGAAGGGGTCAAGGAGGCCGCCTTTCAGGCGGCCAAGAAGGCCCACGAGCTGATAGACATGTCCACTCACAGCGGGGCCCATCCCCGAATGGGGGCCATGGACGTCTGCCCCTTCGTGCCGGTCTCCGGAGTGACCATGGAAGAATGCGTCCAGATCGCCAAAGACCTGGGCAAGCGGCTGGGGGAGGAACTGGATATCCCGGTCTACCTCTACGAGTTCGCCGCCGCTTCGCCCGAGCGCCAGAGCCTGGCCGATATCCGCACCGGGGAATACGAAGCGCTGGAGGAGAAACTGAAGGACCCCAAATGGAAGCCCGATTTCGGGCCGGCCAAGTTCAAACACAAATGGGGGGCCAGCGTGGTGGGAGCCCGGGAATTTTTGATCGCCTACAACGTCAACGTCAACACCAAGGACAAAAAGCTGGCCAACGAGATCGCCCTGAACATCCGCGAGGGCGGCCGGGCTAAGAAGGACGCCTCCGGCAAGCTGGTCAAGGACGAGAAGGGAAACACGGTCAAGGTCCCCGGCCGCCTCAAGGCGGTGCGGGCCATCGGCTGGTATATCGAGCAGTACCGGCAGGCCCAGGTGTCCATAAATCTCATCAACTACAACACCACCCCGCTGCATGTGGTGTTCGAGACCGCCCGGGAAGAGGCCGAAAAGCTGGGGCTGATAGTCACCGGCTCGGAGCTGGTGGGACTGGTGCCGTTGAAGCCGATGCTGGAGGCGGGAAAGTTCTACCTGAAAAAGCAGGGCAAGTCGGCCGGGGCGCCGGAGAAGGAACTGGTGGAGACCGCCGTCCGCTCCCTGGGTTTGGACCAGCTGTCGGAATTCGACCCGGCCAAGAAGATCGTGGAATACAACTTCCTTAAGCCCGCCCCGCTGATGTCCCTGACCGCCAGGGATTTTGTGGACGAGGTGTCGTCCGAATCCCCGGCCCCGGGCGGCGGATCGGTGGCGGCTTTGGCCGGCAGCCTGTGCGCGGCCCTATCGGCCATGGTGGCCAACCTGACCGTGGGCAAGCCGGGATATGAAAAGGTCTGGAAAGAGTTGTCCGACCTGGCCGAGCAGGGGCAGGAGATAAAGGACCAGCTGGCCAAGGCGGTGGACGAGGACACCAATGCCTTCAATGAACTGATGGAGGCCATGCGCCTGCCAAAAACCACCCCGGAACAGAAGGCCGCCCGCGAGGCCGCAATGGAGGAAGGCTACAAGAAGGCGGCAGCGGTGCCACTCCAGACAGCCAAAACCTGCCTGGAGGCCATGAAGGTATCCCTGGCCGCCGCCCGGAAGGGCAACGCCAATTCCGCCTCCGATGCCGGGGTGGCAGCCCTGATGGCCCGGGCCGGAGTGGAGGGGGCGGTGCTGAACGTGCTGATAAACCTGGGATCGATAAAGGACCAGGCTTTCAAGGACCGCCATGTAAAAGAATGCCAGGGCCTGAAGCAGGAATCGGCCGATCTGTGCGACATTGTCCAGCTGGCGGTGATGAAAAACATAAAAATATAATTGTAATTTTGGCCCCAGTCCTTTATAATCATATACTAGCGGCAAGGATTTTGGAAAATATGAGTTATGGCTGAAATAAACCGATTGAAAGAACAGGCCCGCACTTTTTACCAGAAGGGCGAGTGGGAGAAGGCCAGAAGGGCGGCGGAGCAGATCGTCTCCATCGAGCCGGAGGATCCCGAATTCACTCTGACCCTGGCCAATATTTACCGGGAGGTGGGAGAGGATCGCAAGGGCCTGGACACCTACGAGAAAGCCCTCAGGCTTTCGGAGAAATCCGGGGACTTCAGCCGGGTGATCGCCGCCTCCAAGAGGATTTTGTCTATTGACAAGGATAGGATAGAGTTATATAATAAGATAGCTGAAGGATACCTTAAACTGGGGTTGAAAAGCGGGGCCGTCCGGGAGTGGATCCGCTTTGCCGACCAGCTGAAGATCCGCTCGGATTTTACTGCTATGGCGGCGGTATACCAGCGGATAACGGACATTATTCCGGAGAACCCCCCCCTAGCTGACAGTTATCAGAAGATCAGGCAGCTGGCGGATCAGGCCGTCTCCGACAATTCGGAGAATGCCCCGGAGCCGGCCGATATCGTACCCTACCGCCGTTTGGTGGACGTGGCCCTGAAGATGGGCCAGGCCAGGAAGATCATCGAAACCCAGCAGAGCTATGCCCGGGTGCTGCTGAGGAGGGGTTTTGTCCGAAAGGCCAAGGCGGTCTATCAGAAGATCCTGGAACGCGACCCCGGCAATGAGGAGGCCCTGGCCAAGGTGCTTTCATCGTCCGGGGACGGCGCCCTGGATGATAAAAAGCTGCAATCCCAGCTGCTGGAAGCCTGCAAAAACTATCAGGAACTGATCTGGGACAAGATCGACGAAGCCTATGAGCCTTATTACGACCTGGGCACTCTTTTCCGGCAGGAGGGCTTGAAGGACGAGTCCATAGTTGAATTTCAGAATTCCATCAAGGGCGGGGACCGGCAGTTAAAGGGCTTTGAGATGCTGGCGGTATCCTTCCTGGAACAGGGCGATTACGGTCTGGCCAAGGAGGTGCTCAGCCAGGGTCTGGCCATCCGGAAGTTTCTGGACAATGAATATGTGGGCCTGCATTACAACCTGGGGGTGGCCCATGAACAGCTGGGGGAGTTTCAGAAGGCTTTATACGAGTATGAGCAGGTCTATGTCATTGACATCACCTATAAGGACGTCGCCAAGCGCCTGAGGGATCTGGAGAACAAGGTCAAGGCCCCGCAGCAGACCAGGATCATCATTCCGGAGCCGCCGGAGTCCGGCGGACCGGCTTCCGGCATCGAACCGGGATCGTTGGATCCTGCGGCCGAAGAGGCCCCGGACCAGACGGCGGCCGTTGAGGAGAGGCCCCCAATGACCCCGATGGAAGATCTGCCCTCTTCAGGGGATGAGGAATTTTATCCCTTGGGGGCGGCGGCCGATCTCCCGGAGAATGCCATTGATGACAGATATGCCCCGCCGGATGAGGATGGCGACGTTTCTTATCAGCCGGCAAATTTACTGGTGGAGGAAACAGATTCGGAGCCGGAAGCCGAACCGTCCCCGCAGGCAGCGCCGATAGTCCTCGGCCCCAAAGACAAAGGACTTTCCTTCCTGTAATATTTTTTAGGAGAATCGATGGACTACGAAAGATTTTTCAAGCTTAATGACGATCCTTTTTCCAATATCCCCGACAGCCGTTTCTATTACGACAGCCCCCAGCACAGCCG is a genomic window containing:
- a CDS encoding carboxypeptidase-like regulatory domain-containing protein translates to MKKFSLIAIAFMIALQLGCGKDPTGISTGTIKGKISDAATNGAIAGVVISTSPASSSVTTGDDGYYQIDEIKAGAYTVLAAKSGYTSATANVTVDAGKITNANLALVVVTAVPSVPVLVTPHDTVSSVVLCPTFNWNPSSGAASYCIQIAKDSSFTILAAGQAGLYINCFASPSLAESTTYYWRVNASNSIGTSAWSAVWRFATGSSATGNTKPNQPTTPIGPATGFRNQSYEFDFTCSDPDGDPLYFRADWSDGTPMIWTNDYYGWSTYALPHTFKALGTFPIRVQAMDIYGDTSLWSAQTSITIINANPSFSNYYVYPSDGSTCYYSPINFDWDCTDPDIPYDTLSYDMYLDTLNPPVKLQVSNLSSSQYTLSTITNAKTYYWKIVAKDRFGGVTNSSIWSFYKTAK
- the hutI gene encoding imidazolonepropionase; its protein translation is MKGLGRVGSAMSDLGIIEDGLVAIENDKIVAVGKTSDLKPKLKLLPHTKVIDAENQVVMPGFVDCHTHLVYGGSREDEFEMRASGVSYQEIAAKGGGIRSTVKATRLASREVLKRDAMRRLDRMLLWGTTTVEAKSGYGLETKTEIKQLEVVKDLNELQVIEVVPTFMGAHEFPEEYRSQPLDSARGPGTVDRAGYVRLICEEMIPKIAEMKLAEFCDVFCDQGVFTPEEAIKILEAASNYGMYPKIHADELASVGAAEAAGKVKAVSAEHLLYPSQTGLELMKQAGTIAVLLPGTSLTIKKNYAPARKMIEMGIPVALATDHNPGSCTIENLPFIIGLACLYLGLTPAEAICAATYNAACALKRGDRIGSIEEGKQADLLIMDIPNYRYIPYHYGVNYVKTVVKRGRIVVG
- a CDS encoding four helix bundle protein, giving the protein MSKIQDFTDLIIYQLAVDLADWIYELTAKFPEDEKYNLTSQLRRAATSVYSNIAEGFGRYHYKENKQFCRIARGSLYETKAHMLFSNKRGYVSQQILDEYLKRHTALAIKLNNYINATGTKDRPNVD
- the ftcD gene encoding glutamate formimidoyltransferase gives rise to the protein MTKLVECVPNFSEGRDRKIIDAISDAVRSVSDVKLLDVDPGADTNRTVYTLVGTPEGVKEAAFQAAKKAHELIDMSTHSGAHPRMGAMDVCPFVPVSGVTMEECVQIAKDLGKRLGEELDIPVYLYEFAAASPERQSLADIRTGEYEALEEKLKDPKWKPDFGPAKFKHKWGASVVGAREFLIAYNVNVNTKDKKLANEIALNIREGGRAKKDASGKLVKDEKGNTVKVPGRLKAVRAIGWYIEQYRQAQVSINLINYNTTPLHVVFETAREEAEKLGLIVTGSELVGLVPLKPMLEAGKFYLKKQGKSAGAPEKELVETAVRSLGLDQLSEFDPAKKIVEYNFLKPAPLMSLTARDFVDEVSSESPAPGGGSVAALAGSLCAALSAMVANLTVGKPGYEKVWKELSDLAEQGQEIKDQLAKAVDEDTNAFNELMEAMRLPKTTPEQKAAREAAMEEGYKKAAAVPLQTAKTCLEAMKVSLAAARKGNANSASDAGVAALMARAGVEGAVLNVLINLGSIKDQAFKDRHVKECQGLKQESADLCDIVQLAVMKNIKI
- a CDS encoding tetratricopeptide repeat protein yields the protein MAEINRLKEQARTFYQKGEWEKARRAAEQIVSIEPEDPEFTLTLANIYREVGEDRKGLDTYEKALRLSEKSGDFSRVIAASKRILSIDKDRIELYNKIAEGYLKLGLKSGAVREWIRFADQLKIRSDFTAMAAVYQRITDIIPENPPLADSYQKIRQLADQAVSDNSENAPEPADIVPYRRLVDVALKMGQARKIIETQQSYARVLLRRGFVRKAKAVYQKILERDPGNEEALAKVLSSSGDGALDDKKLQSQLLEACKNYQELIWDKIDEAYEPYYDLGTLFRQEGLKDESIVEFQNSIKGGDRQLKGFEMLAVSFLEQGDYGLAKEVLSQGLAIRKFLDNEYVGLHYNLGVAHEQLGEFQKALYEYEQVYVIDITYKDVAKRLRDLENKVKAPQQTRIIIPEPPESGGPASGIEPGSLDPAAEEAPDQTAAVEERPPMTPMEDLPSSGDEEFYPLGAAADLPENAIDDRYAPPDEDGDVSYQPANLLVEETDSEPEAEPSPQAAPIVLGPKDKGLSFL